GCTGTATTTTGCCGTTAGCTCAACTATCGCAGTGCCAATTATCGCACCATCGGCATAGCCTTTGACCTCATTTGCATCAACGCTATTTTTAACACCAAAACCAACTGCAACAGGCAGGTCGCTCTTTGACTTTAGCTCCTTTACCAACATTGCCAAACGCTCATTACTGGCACGTTTTGAGCCGCTTACTCCAATAGCGCCGATAGCGTAGATAAATCCAGATCCAGAAGTTAAAATTTTATCCGTTCTATAGGCTGAAGTTACGCTAATAAGAGGCACAAGCGCTATCTTATGAGCCGTGCAAAGTTTGAAAAATTCACCATTTTCCTCATAAGGCAGATCAGGCACGATAAGCCCGCTTACACCGTATTGCGCGCATGTTTTTACAAATTTTTCCATGCCGTATGAAAATATAAGATTAAAATATATCAAAAACACTATCGGCTTGTTAAATTCACCCTTGCACTCTTTTAAAATTTCAAACACGCTATCGGTATTTACGCCGTTTGCTGCTGTAGTAAAACTTGCCTCGGCTATAAGCTTGCCGTCTGCTAACGGATCCGAGTAAGGCACTCCAAGCTCAAGCAGATCAAGCGAACTTTTGTCATAATTTCGCAAAAATTCTTTCGTGTGTTCTATGCTTGGATATCCTGCGACGATATAGCCGATATTTGCCTTTTTGCCATTAAATGCTTCTCTTATCTTATCCATAAATTTTTCCTTTTTCATAACCCATTATCGTATCCATATCTTTATCGCCTCTGCCTGAAACGTTAACGACTATCGTCTTTTTAGACTCTAAACTTGGGCAAAGCTTTTCTAAATACGCCAAAGCATGCGAGCTTTCTATCGCAGGAATGATACCCTCAAGCCTTGTCGTAAGTCGCAATGCATTGACACACTCATCGTCAGTTATAGCGTAGTATTTTACACGCTTTATATCATGCAAATATGCGTGTTGCGGACCAACACCAGGGTAGTCAAGTCCTGCAGATATGCTATGAACCTCCTCTATCATGCCGTAAGCATCCTGAAGCACCATGGTTTTCATGCCGTGTATGATACCCTCACGACCGTTTGTAAGAGTTGCCGCATGATAAGGAGTGTTAGCACCAAGACCTCCTGCTTCTATGCCGATTAGTTCGGTGTCTTTATCATCTAAAAATTCGTTAAAAATTCCTATCGCGTTACTTCCTCCGCCAACACAAGCGATGATATAGTCAGCCTTTATGCCATAGTCTTTAAGCTGGGATCTAGTTTCACGCCCTATGATACTTTGAAAGTCGCGCACCATTTTTGGATAAGGATGTGGACCGACAGCCGAGCCTATAACGTAAAACACGCTTTCTATCTCATTTACCCATGCTTGTATCGCAGCCGTTGTCGCCTCTTTTAGCGTCTTTAGACCATCTTCTATGCTAACAACGTTTGCTCCAAGAAGCTGCATGCGGTAAGCATTCAGTTGCTGTCTAGCGATATCAACCGCACCCATATATACATCACACTCTAGCCCTAAAAGTGCCGCCGCAGTCGCACTAGCAACGCCGTGTTGTCCCGCCCCCGTTTCTGCTATGATCTTTTTCTTACCCATCTTTTTAGCAAGCAAAGCTTGTGCTAAAGCGTTGTTTATCTTATGCGCTCCTGTATGGTTTAAGTCTTCTCTTTTTAGATAAATTTTATGCCCATAATGCTCACTTAGGCGCTTTGCATAATAAAGCGGACTAGGACGTCCAACATAATTTTTAAGCAAGTCGTCTAGCTCTGCTTGAAATTGTGCGGTAGATGCGATACTTTCATACGCACTCTCTAGCTCATCAAGCGCAAACATCACGGTTTCAGGCACAAACTGACCGCCGAATTTTCCAAAATACGCCTTTTTATCCATATTTTTTATCCTTTATTCTATTTTCATTTTGTTATTTACTATAGCGGCTAGCACGGCTACCTTGCTTGGAATTTTTATAAATTTTTCATCTTCAAGCTTGCTATTTGCATCTATTACAAGTGGATGAAATTTTAACGCCGCGCATGCGTTGTTTTCATCTATCCCACCTGCTATACCAAAGCTAAACGGCTCTAAATTTTCAAGCTTTTGCCACTCAAAACTAACACCGTTTCCGCCTAAATTTCTTCCTTTGCAGTCATAAAGCACCATGTCGTTTGGTTCATTTGTTTTTGGAAGATCACCCTCTGAGACACTTAAAACACGCCAAACCTCAACATCTAAATTTTTTAGACCAAGATATAAACTTTGGCTTATTTCGCCATGAATTTGAGCCACATTAAGCATTGCAAATTCACAAAGCTCAACTATCTCGCTATCGCTTTGTCCCGCAAAAACACCTACACACTTCCTATCCCGCTCCCGCGCTAAGGCTGAAATTTCCTTTGCCGTATCAGGAGCTACTTGACGCACACTTTGTGCAAATATCACGCCTATATAATCAACATCAAATTCAAGCACATCAAGCGCTTCTTTGACGTTTTTAATACCACAAATTTTAAGACGTGTAGCGTTTAAAGAACTCATAGGCTTTCCCGCTTTCTATCGCTTCAAGCACGATCTCTTTGGCATCCATAGGTGTTTTAACCACGTCTGCCGCATATAGTGCAAACATTGCGTTTAGCACGACTATATCAAGCTTTGCGCCCTTTACTTCGCCTCGCAAAGTCGCTTTTAAAATTTCGGCGTTTTCTTCGCTTGTGCCACCCTCTATGTCGGCGTGAAACGCTCTTTTAAAGCCAAATTGCTCCGGTGTTATGCGGTATTCTAAAATTTTACCGTCTCTTACCTCATGAACTAACGTCTCATCGCAAAGTGTGATCTCATCCATGCCGTCCATACCGTGAACAACCAAGGCGTGTTTTCTACCAAGCTTTAAAAGAGTCTTTGCCATTAGTTCGTTCACCTCTTCAAGATAGTTGCCTACCATTTGAAATTTAAGTCCTAAATTCGGGTTTAAAAGCGGTCCTAGCATATTAAAGCAAGTGCCTATTTTCAGACGATCACGCACCTCTTTTACCTCAGCTGTTATTTTATGGAAAAACGCCGCATGGAAAAAGGCCAAATTTTCATTTCTGATCCTCTCGCGATTTTCATCTATACTTGCGCTTAGTTTTACACCTAGCGCGCTTAACGTATCGCTACTGCCGCTTTTGCTTGTTATGGCTTTATTGCCGTGTTTTGCAACCTTTACACCAAGACTAGCAAGTATAAACGCAACCGTAGTTGAAACATTTATAGTTTTTAACCTATCGCCTCCGGTACCAACTATATCAAACATATCGCTTGGGTCATTATAAGTTATGGAGTATTTTAGGATATTTTGCACCAAAGCCGCAACGCTTTCAGGATAAAGGCTCTTTTCGCTTATAAGCACAAGCAAGCCGGCCAGCTGAACAATGTCGTATTCTTTATCGTTTATAGCTTTGCAAATAACAGCGTAATCAGCCCCATCAAGCATCAGACCCTTTTGTAGTTTTATCATAAATGGTGCAAAATTTACCACTTCATTCTCCTTTATCATCTCTTTTTTGTTTATATTTAAAAAATTATCGATTATTTTTTTGCCATACTGTGAAAAATAGCTTTCAGGATGAAACTGAACACCGTATATTGGGCGATCTTTTACCTTTAAAGCCATCACTACGCCATCATCACTTACAGCCAAACACTCTAAATTTTCGCTAAGTTCATCGACATAAAGCGAGTGATAGCGCATGACGCTAAATTTTTGCGGAAGTCCCGTAAATAATGGCTCGGCATTTAAAATTTCAATATCTGAAGTCTTACCATGAAAAGGCTTTTCAAGACGCTTTATCACACCGCCAAAACATAGTCCGATCGCTTGATGACCCAGACAAATTCCAAGTATCGGCTGGGTTAGATCTGACTTTAAAATTTTTAGACAAATTCCACTATCTTTTGGGTGTTTTGGGCCCGGGCTTAAAATTATTTTTGTAGGATTTAGTGACTTTATCTCACCAAGAGTAATTTTATCGTTTCTAACACATAAAATTTCCTCATCGCTTAGATCCTCTAAATACTGTTTTACATTAAAAACAAAACTATCGTAATTATCAATTAAAAGTATCATCTTACCTCTTTGCAATTATCTCTAAAAACCCTAACGACACTGGCGCGTTTATGGCAAATTTCAGCGTATTCATTCTTTGGAGTAGAGTCATAAACTATACCAGCACCGGCTCCCACAAAAACATCTCTAAAGCCTTTTGTGTCGGTCTTTGCATTAAAAAATGCCGAGCGTATCAATATCGCCATTTGCACGTCACCGTTAAAATGTAAAAATCCTATACCGCCGCCATATATGCCTCTTTGAAGACCTTCAAGCTCAGATATGATCTGCATGGCACGAATTTTTGGCGTTCCACTAAGTGTTCCTGCAGGAAAAATACTTCTAATAACATCAAGCCACGAAAGGTTATCGCGGCAAATTCCATAAACCTCGCTTACGATATGCATAACACTCTCGTAATACTGAATATGCATTGGATTTTTTACAACTACGCTTCTTGGCTTTGCCACATGTCCGATATCGTTTCGCGCCAGATCTATTAACATCTTATGTTCGGCTAGCTCTTTTTCATCGCTTAAAAGATCGTTTTTTAACCTCTCGTCTTCATTTGCATCGCTTCCTCTTGGACGAGTTCCTGCTATCGGTGCAACGAAAATTTTTTTATCTCTCATTTCAAAAACAAGCTCAGGCGAAGAGCCTACGATATCGCCGTAAGGTGTGGGAAAATGAAACATATATGGGCTTGGATTAAGCGTGCTGAGTTTTTTATAAAACTCCACGCTATCTAAATTTGATGAGATTTTTAGCTGTTTTGCAAGAACAACTTGGAAAACATCGCCCGATCTTACATACTCTTTAGCTTTTTCAACAATATCTTCAAAATGTTTCTTTTCGGCATCTAAATCTGTTAAAATTTGAAATTTTGCCTCTTGATATTTACTCTCTAATGGCTTTAGCTCTTTTAAAAACTCGTAATAATCATTCTTATCGCCGTAAAATGTATAAATTTTACTCACTTTATCAAAATGTAAATAAGCATTTGCATTTGCGTAAAAAAACTCCGGAAATTCATATGCACACTCGCTAGGCTCGGCTATATCTTCAAAAAATTTAACACTTCCGTGAGCAAAAACACCAAAAAGACCCGCAAACGGAGCTTGGCTCTTTTGAAGATTTGCATTATAATATCCCACGAGTGCGTCTAAATCATAATTTTTAGCGTCAAAATATTCGCAGTCTATGCCGATTATCGCTTGAAATTTATCTTCTGCAAGGTAGCTTTTAGGGAATTTGTTTTTGATCTGTTCGTAGTAAAAAATCGGTTCATATAAGAGCATTTGATTTCCGTTATAAAATTTTACTTTCATTATAAATAAAAAAGCTTTGCATTTTTTAAAATTTAAAATTCTTTTTACATTTTAAACAAAATCAATACGCATTTTACACAACTTTAAATTCATTTTGATAAAATTCGAGTTTTATAAGGACTTACCATGCTATTTGCTCTTTTGTTGATTGTTGGCACATTTGTGGGCTTTATCTCGGGATTTTTCGGTATCGGAGGCGGGACTATCATAGTGCCTATCATGCTAGCTTTAGGCTATAACATCAAAACTGCTATAGGCATAAGCATAACGCAAATGTTAATGGGTGCTATCTTTGGCTCATACATGAACTATAAAGCCGGTCTTTTGCGTCTAAACAAAGGAATTTATCTAGGTCTTGGCGGCATGAGCGGGGCTAGTCTTAGCGGATATATCGTGGAGCTTGCACCTGAAATTTTACTAGAGAGTATCTTGCTTGCGACATTTGCTTTTTCTATTTTTAGACTTTATTTTACAACCGTCAGTGAAAATTCTTCACCAAATACTTCAAATTTATTGCTATTTTTAGTAGGTTTTTCAGTTGGAGCTATAGCAATTAGTATCGGTATCGGCGGAGCGGTTTTTATAACACCTATTTTGGTTGGATTTTTAGGGTATGAGATGAAAAAGGCGATTTCCATGGGCGTCTTTTTTGTTATGTTTGCTTCTATTTCGGGATTTATTTCTATGGCATACCATGGGCACGTGGAGTATGCAGAGGGCTTTACTTTGGGTATCGGTGCGCTTTTAGGAGTTTATTTTGGCACAAAAACAACTCACAAAACAGACAAAAAAGTTCTTAAAAAATGGTTCTTACTTCTTTATCTGGTCATGAGTTCGTTGATGATAAAAAAGATATTTTTTAGTTAAAATTCTCTAAAAAATACGCCTCGCTTAGCTTGTTGCTAAGCTTATTTAAAAACTCATCCGCATTTTTTAGAGCAAGCGAGGTTTTTATCTCTTCAAGGCTATTTTGACCATCAAATTTTAATGCCGCTTTAGCCTCGCTAGGAGTTAGCTCAACTTTTAAATTTAGCTCATTTGCAAGCAGTATCACAGGACTTGGCTCGTTTATAAAATACTCAAGATAACGTGCAACACAAGGTTTTATGCGAGTTTTACCCTTTTTGTATTTTACATGATGAAATTTCTTTGGCGCTATGCTAACATTTTGTGTGGCAAAAATTTCGATAAGTTGCGAATAAGTGCTTTGCAAATCCTGCTCTAACATATTTGATAGCTCTGACAAATTTAAACTTTGCGGATATGCGTTTTTTAATGCCTCATAAACTGCGTTACCGCTTTTATCGTCTCTTGAGTGAAGGATAAAATTTAATTTACTAAATTCATTCACGCCGATATCCATATCAAAGTCACTCCTGTCGCCTAAAATTTCACTCTTCATAACAAGACTTTTTCTAAACGAGCGATTAAGCATAAAATCCCTCATCTGCTCGCCCTCTATACGGCTTGGGTAGTTTTGCGAGATATGAGCGTCAAAGCGGTAAATCCCAAGACTGTTTCTAAAAATGTCATCAAGCCCTGCATCTATAAGATAGCAAAGCCCGCTCTTCTTAAGAGAAGCGGCAAATTTATAAAAATACATTGGGTCATTTGAAGTCTCTAAAAAATCATGCAAAACATAATAGTCATGTCCTTTTTTGATGATATTTTGCAAGAAATTTGCCTGAGTTAGTAAAAGCTGGGTACTATCTCTTAAGGTCGGATCATTTTGCGCTTGTAAATTTATCCTAAGATAATCACTTAAAAATTTAAGCTCTTTTTTTGCTTTTTCAAGTCTGCTTGTTTGATCTTTTTGAGTAGATGAAACAAATATCATATAATCACGCAAAATATCAAAACTCTTCCAACCCGGATAGACATTATATGAGATATAGGCTATGCCATTTTGGCTTAAAAGCTCGTGTATAAGGCGTAAGATAGCCTCTTTAACTTCATCGCAAACCCAGCTATAAAGCCCATGTGCGATAATATAGTCAAATTTGCCAAGCTTTTTCAACTTATCTTTGTCGATACTTAGGATATCTTTTTCGATAAGTTTAAAATTTTCAAGACCCATGCCTTTGGCTATCTCGTTACCGACTTTAACCTGAGTGCTTGAGATATCAATACCAACAACATCGGCTTGGCTGTTATGGACTGCAAATGGAAGGATATTGCCACCGTAAGCGCAACCAAGCTCAAGCACACGAGCGATATTTGCCTTTGGTGCATCTAAGCCTAAAAATTCAGCTACCGACTGAAGTCTTAACGGCGAGCAGTCTGCAAACGCAGCTGAAAAATAAGGGAATTCATCATAGTATTCTTTTACGTTTTGCATTTTTATCCTGGATTTATTGTTATTTATGCTTTTTGTAAAACATAAAGCATCTCTTTGACGTAAGTATCTCTTGCGCCCAAATTTCTACTACCTCTAAAGGCGTTATATCGTTGTTCTAAAATTTTTAGTTCGCCCATTTTGGCAAGATTATGGACAAAATTTTCTCTTGTTATAAAGCCCTCTGAGTTAAACGAGATAAGTACAAACCGCGCTTTTAGTGAATTTATAAGGTCAAAAAATGCTTCGGGCGCTTTTGTCTTTTGGTTGTAAACAGAGCGGTTCCAGTCTTGCGAGATACCGGATACTTTTGAAATTTCACTTGGTCTTTCGTTTTTAGCGATCAAATTTAGCATGAAGTAATTTGAACTATAAGGGTGCTGGTTATAAGGAGGATCAAGATATACAAGATCAAGCGTGTCAAGATCTGAAACAATGGCGTTTGCATCCTTTTGAAACACCGTATACGGCACACTAAAATTTGAAAAAACAGGCATTTTAAGCAAGATATCGCCGGTTATTCGTTTTAATGCGTTTTGCCCCTCTCCTCCGTATTGTCCTATGCCCTGTTTGTTTTTATAAAATCCCTTAAACACGCCGCTTGTATTTGCGCGGTTGCTAGCCTCATAAAGCAAGGGTGCGATAAAGAATTTTTGCATTTCACAAGGTAGATCATCGATCAAATTTCTAGCCGTATCGATAAATATCGCATTTTTTCTAGTGTAAAAGGCACGTTCGCCTTTTTGTATGTTTTTATCATCTTTTGGCGCATAAAGCTCTGTTATAAACCCTGGCTTTAGTTCCTTGTTTATACGCTTTACAAATGCTTGATATGATGCTTTT
This is a stretch of genomic DNA from Campylobacter sp. RM6914. It encodes these proteins:
- a CDS encoding anthranilate synthase component I family protein, yielding MLLYEPIFYYEQIKNKFPKSYLAEDKFQAIIGIDCEYFDAKNYDLDALVGYYNANLQKSQAPFAGLFGVFAHGSVKFFEDIAEPSECAYEFPEFFYANANAYLHFDKVSKIYTFYGDKNDYYEFLKELKPLESKYQEAKFQILTDLDAEKKHFEDIVEKAKEYVRSGDVFQVVLAKQLKISSNLDSVEFYKKLSTLNPSPYMFHFPTPYGDIVGSSPELVFEMRDKKIFVAPIAGTRPRGSDANEDERLKNDLLSDEKELAEHKMLIDLARNDIGHVAKPRSVVVKNPMHIQYYESVMHIVSEVYGICRDNLSWLDVIRSIFPAGTLSGTPKIRAMQIISELEGLQRGIYGGGIGFLHFNGDVQMAILIRSAFFNAKTDTKGFRDVFVGAGAGIVYDSTPKNEYAEICHKRASVVRVFRDNCKEVR
- a CDS encoding sulfite exporter TauE/SafE family protein, producing MLFALLLIVGTFVGFISGFFGIGGGTIIVPIMLALGYNIKTAIGISITQMLMGAIFGSYMNYKAGLLRLNKGIYLGLGGMSGASLSGYIVELAPEILLESILLATFAFSIFRLYFTTVSENSSPNTSNLLLFLVGFSVGAIAISIGIGGAVFITPILVGFLGYEMKKAISMGVFFVMFASISGFISMAYHGHVEYAEGFTLGIGALLGVYFGTKTTHKTDKKVLKKWFLLLYLVMSSLMIKKIFFS
- a CDS encoding phosphoribosylanthranilate isomerase, producing MSSLNATRLKICGIKNVKEALDVLEFDVDYIGVIFAQSVRQVAPDTAKEISALARERDRKCVGVFAGQSDSEIVELCEFAMLNVAQIHGEISQSLYLGLKNLDVEVWRVLSVSEGDLPKTNEPNDMVLYDCKGRNLGGNGVSFEWQKLENLEPFSFGIAGGIDENNACAALKFHPLVIDANSKLEDEKFIKIPSKVAVLAAIVNNKMKIE
- a CDS encoding class I SAM-dependent methyltransferase; the protein is MQNVKEYYDEFPYFSAAFADCSPLRLQSVAEFLGLDAPKANIARVLELGCAYGGNILPFAVHNSQADVVGIDISSTQVKVGNEIAKGMGLENFKLIEKDILSIDKDKLKKLGKFDYIIAHGLYSWVCDEVKEAILRLIHELLSQNGIAYISYNVYPGWKSFDILRDYMIFVSSTQKDQTSRLEKAKKELKFLSDYLRINLQAQNDPTLRDSTQLLLTQANFLQNIIKKGHDYYVLHDFLETSNDPMYFYKFAASLKKSGLCYLIDAGLDDIFRNSLGIYRFDAHISQNYPSRIEGEQMRDFMLNRSFRKSLVMKSEILGDRSDFDMDIGVNEFSKLNFILHSRDDKSGNAVYEALKNAYPQSLNLSELSNMLEQDLQSTYSQLIEIFATQNVSIAPKKFHHVKYKKGKTRIKPCVARYLEYFINEPSPVILLANELNLKVELTPSEAKAALKFDGQNSLEEIKTSLALKNADEFLNKLSNKLSEAYFLENFN
- the trpB gene encoding tryptophan synthase subunit beta → MDKKAYFGKFGGQFVPETVMFALDELESAYESIASTAQFQAELDDLLKNYVGRPSPLYYAKRLSEHYGHKIYLKREDLNHTGAHKINNALAQALLAKKMGKKKIIAETGAGQHGVASATAAALLGLECDVYMGAVDIARQQLNAYRMQLLGANVVSIEDGLKTLKEATTAAIQAWVNEIESVFYVIGSAVGPHPYPKMVRDFQSIIGRETRSQLKDYGIKADYIIACVGGGSNAIGIFNEFLDDKDTELIGIEAGGLGANTPYHAATLTNGREGIIHGMKTMVLQDAYGMIEEVHSISAGLDYPGVGPQHAYLHDIKRVKYYAITDDECVNALRLTTRLEGIIPAIESSHALAYLEKLCPSLESKKTIVVNVSGRGDKDMDTIMGYEKGKIYG
- the trpD gene encoding anthranilate phosphoribosyltransferase, with translation MILLIDNYDSFVFNVKQYLEDLSDEEILCVRNDKITLGEIKSLNPTKIILSPGPKHPKDSGICLKILKSDLTQPILGICLGHQAIGLCFGGVIKRLEKPFHGKTSDIEILNAEPLFTGLPQKFSVMRYHSLYVDELSENLECLAVSDDGVVMALKVKDRPIYGVQFHPESYFSQYGKKIIDNFLNINKKEMIKENEVVNFAPFMIKLQKGLMLDGADYAVICKAINDKEYDIVQLAGLLVLISEKSLYPESVAALVQNILKYSITYNDPSDMFDIVGTGGDRLKTINVSTTVAFILASLGVKVAKHGNKAITSKSGSSDTLSALGVKLSASIDENRERIRNENLAFFHAAFFHKITAEVKEVRDRLKIGTCFNMLGPLLNPNLGLKFQMVGNYLEEVNELMAKTLLKLGRKHALVVHGMDGMDEITLCDETLVHEVRDGKILEYRITPEQFGFKRAFHADIEGGTSEENAEILKATLRGEVKGAKLDIVVLNAMFALYAADVVKTPMDAKEIVLEAIESGKAYEFFKRYTS
- the trpA gene encoding tryptophan synthase subunit alpha yields the protein MDKIREAFNGKKANIGYIVAGYPSIEHTKEFLRNYDKSSLDLLELGVPYSDPLADGKLIAEASFTTAANGVNTDSVFEILKECKGEFNKPIVFLIYFNLIFSYGMEKFVKTCAQYGVSGLIVPDLPYEENGEFFKLCTAHKIALVPLISVTSAYRTDKILTSGSGFIYAIGAIGVSGSKRASNERLAMLVKELKSKSDLPVAVGFGVKNSVDANEVKGYADGAIIGTAIVELTAKYSGKELMDKISELF
- a CDS encoding DNA adenine methylase, which produces MAENPAFLKEQILTYLGNKRALLGLIGQGVKYAKSKLDKDKLSCGDLFSGSGIVARFLKQHSNFIIANDIELYSRIANECYLYNADEEFKTHLKASYQAFVKRINKELKPGFITELYAPKDDKNIQKGERAFYTRKNAIFIDTARNLIDDLPCEMQKFFIAPLLYEASNRANTSGVFKGFYKNKQGIGQYGGEGQNALKRITGDILLKMPVFSNFSVPYTVFQKDANAIVSDLDTLDLVYLDPPYNQHPYSSNYFMLNLIAKNERPSEISKVSGISQDWNRSVYNQKTKAPEAFFDLINSLKARFVLISFNSEGFITRENFVHNLAKMGELKILEQRYNAFRGSRNLGARDTYVKEMLYVLQKA